In a single window of the Papaver somniferum cultivar HN1 chromosome 8, ASM357369v1, whole genome shotgun sequence genome:
- the LOC113304724 gene encoding uncharacterized protein LOC113304724, producing the protein MEYVVVVGLVASDATFMTPNRIGLVFLHLMFAVLEASMIRCTNTNPISVGKRKKTLPVICMLGDGLMNLLRLELCRRIHVVFQQEQRYILVEQVGIPFFLC; encoded by the exons ATGGAGTACGTGGTGGTGGTGGGCCTGGTGGCTTCTGATGCAACATTTATGACTCCTAACCGAATTGGGTTAGTGTTTCTACATCTAATGTTTGCTGTTTTGGAAGCATCTATGATTAGATGTACCAATACTAACCCAATATCAGTCGGAAAAAGAAAGAAGACACTACCAGTTATCTGTATGTTAGGGGATGG CTTAATGAACCTATTGAGGTTAGAATTGTGTAGAAGAATTCATGTGGTCTTTCAACAAGAACAGAG GTATATTCTGGTGGAACAGGTTGGTATACCCTTCTTTCTATGTTGA